One Megalops cyprinoides isolate fMegCyp1 chromosome 4, fMegCyp1.pri, whole genome shotgun sequence genomic window carries:
- the LOC118776451 gene encoding T-cell surface glycoprotein CD8 alpha chain-like — MSKVPRILLQLFLLSLAQYAFQEPKTFEDGMPVSITCELEKQSQVLWFRVTESGMEVIASVGSKGEVKHLHKGMTFRDGDKKRMGITNFNKTQDSGVYGCTHIQSTAMTFGKTTTLQGLPDPTTRPAPPVTTPMPNITTGTPCTCKTVTRKADSAGNCNTAIWAPLAGGCFLLLLVLIFTIRHCSRIRTRGCPHHYKRR; from the exons ATGCCTTTCAAGAGCCTAAAACGTTTGAGGATGGTATGCCGGTGTCAATCACTTGCGAGTTGGAAAAGCAGTCCCAGGTTCTTTGGTTTCGCGTCACGGAGAGCGGGATGGAGGTCATTGCATCTGTCGGCAGTAAAGGAGAGGTAAAGCATTTGCACAAAGGCATGACGTTCAGAGATGGAGACAAGAAAAGGATGGGTATTACAAACTTTAATAAGACCCAGGACAGCGGGGTTTACGgctgcacacacattcagagcaCTGCAATGACCTTCGGGAAAACCACAACCCTCCAGGGACTACCTG ATCCGACCACTAGGCCGGCTCCACCTGTAACAACTCCCATGCCCAACATCACAACAGGAACGCCCTGTACATGcaaaacag tgaccAGGAAAGCTGACTCAGCAGGCAACTGTAATACGGCGATTTGGGCCCCGCTGGCAGGCggctgcttcctcctcctcctcgtcctcatCTTCACCATCCGTCACTGCAGCC gAATCCGAACGAGGGGGTGCCCACACCACTACAAAAGAAGGTGA